The Cytobacillus firmus genome segment AAGGGCATGTTTGGGTCTGTTTTGCTGGGAATGGCCTTTGCAAGCGGCTGGTCACCTTGTGTTGGACTTGCCCTTTCATCCATTCTATTACTGGCAAGCTCTTCCGATACGCTAAGCCAGGGTATCTTCTTATTAATGGCTTATTCTCTTGGAATGGCTATTCCATTTTTCGTTATTTCAGTGATCATTTCTTATTCATTAAAAACAATGCGGAAAATTAATAAGTACTTAGCCAAACTTGCATTCGTTAATGGCATGATTATGGTTGCACTGGGAATGCTCGTTTTAAGCGGGCAGATGCAAAAAATTAGCGCCTGGCTTTCGGCATATACCCTATTTCAATTCTAAAAAGCGATAAATAATAAAGGATGATTATTTTGCCCGATCAGCATCTTATTGGAAAAACAGTACTAGTGGTAGAAGATGATGCCAAAATCCGCAACCTCGTGAAAATTTACCTGCAAAAAGAAGGTTATGAAGTGATGGAGGCAGCGGACGGCCGTGAAGCCATGAAAAAAATTGAACAATTTGATCCCTGCATTTTAATTCTGGATCTGATGCTTCCTAAAGTCAGCGGCGAGGAAGTTTGCCGCTGGGTGCGTCAAGACCTGAAGAGTATGATGCCAATCATTATGCTTACGGCCAAGGCAGCTGAAAAAAACCGCATTCAGGGCTTCAAGCTGGGTGCAGATGATTATGTTGTCAAACCTTTCAGCCCCGCTGAACTGATGGTGCGCATCGAAGCAGTCCTAAGAAGAACCTCAAGCAGGTGCGGAAAATTAAGCTTTACCGGATTTACTCTCAAGCCGGCAAAAGGAGAAGCCCTCATTAATGGAGATCCTCTTGAGCTGACACAATTCGAATTTAAACTGCTGCACATGTTTATGCAGCACCCGGGTCAGGTTTTATCGAGAGAACAGATTCTAAACTGCATTTATGAACATAACCAGAAGGCAGTGTCTGAACGGACAATCGATGTGCATATCAAGCATCTCCGGGAAAAAATCAAGCAAAAAACACCGAAGGACTATATTCAGACGGTAAGGGGAATGGGGTATAAATTTGTGGGTGTATAAAAAATTTTCCAACTTGTTATCGCGCCTCATTGCCCTGAATAGCCTGGTCATTTTGCTTGTGATCCTCCTGGCCGGTTTTTCGGTTAAAGATTACGCATGCTTCCTCGTCAACTCCGAAGATGTCACCGGCCAGGATCTGGTTGTTACCTTGAACGGATTTCTCTGGAGAGTTAGTATTGCTGCATTTGTCATCGCTGGCTTATTCCATTTTTTCACAGTCCGCAAACTGGTTCATCCCATTAAGAATCTGTCCCGGGCTGCCAAAGACGTGATGGAAGGAAAGGCTCCTGAAGAATTGGCCGTGCCTTCTTCGGGTGAATTAAAGGAACTGACCGAGAACTTTAATACCATGACGGCCTCCCTTGTATCTTTTCAGGAAAAACGGGAAGAAATGCTCCGTGACATCGCCCACGAGCTCCGCACTCCCTTAACCAATATCAATGGCTATCTTGAAGCCCTGGAATCCGGAGTCATCGAGGGTAATCCTGAATTATTCGGCTCACTGCTTGAGGAGTCCCGGCGGATCACCGGCATCGTGGAACTGATAACAGAGCTCAACACGTGGAGCAATGGCACATATTTTACAGAAAAGCCATTCGAGCCTTTATCCATTGACACGATTCTAAAAGAATCACTTAGTGCCTTCCGGTTAAAGCTGGACGAAACGTTTGATCTCCAGGAGGTCCGGATTGAGCCTGCAATGGTAATGGGGAATAAAGACGGCCTTAAACAGGTTTTCACAAATATTCTTCAAAATACACTTGATTACAATGCAGGAAACAAGCTGGAGATAAAAGCATCCCGCTCCGGAAATATCTATTCCATTTGTTTTTCACATACCGGGCAGTTCATTGATCCTGGAAAAAAGGACCTGATTTTTGAACGGTTTTACCGCCTGGAGGAATCCAGGAGCACCAGAGTGAGTGGAGCAGGATTAGGACTGGCTATTGCGAAAAGCATTGCAGTGGCGCATAAGGGACAGATTTCTATACAGACAGATGGATTTCACCACACCTTTGAAATTATCCTTCCGGCAAATAGGACGGTTTCTAAAAATGAACTGATTTCTTAATCAAATCTTAATAAAACCCTTTCATACTAATGACAGGAAAGGGGTGAAGAAATGAAATTTATTATAAATAATGAAAACATTACAGGTGAATTGGGCTACGGAAAGCTGCCTGTTTCTCCTAATGACCAGGCAGGCTATCGTCCGCTGGAACTTTTTGTGTCATCCTTGGCCGGATGCAGCGGCGCGGTGCTTTGGAATATCCTTCAAAAGAAGAGACTGGGAGTTAAGAGGATTGAAGCGGAAGTTTCTGTCTCCAGAATTCCTGAAGAAGCCAATCGGATAAATAAACTGGCCTTTGTGGCAGAGGTTCATGCCGATCGAGCACTTTCCGCAGCACAGGCC includes the following:
- a CDS encoding response regulator transcription factor; translation: MPDQHLIGKTVLVVEDDAKIRNLVKIYLQKEGYEVMEAADGREAMKKIEQFDPCILILDLMLPKVSGEEVCRWVRQDLKSMMPIIMLTAKAAEKNRIQGFKLGADDYVVKPFSPAELMVRIEAVLRRTSSRCGKLSFTGFTLKPAKGEALINGDPLELTQFEFKLLHMFMQHPGQVLSREQILNCIYEHNQKAVSERTIDVHIKHLREKIKQKTPKDYIQTVRGMGYKFVGV
- a CDS encoding HAMP domain-containing sensor histidine kinase; translated protein: MYKKFSNLLSRLIALNSLVILLVILLAGFSVKDYACFLVNSEDVTGQDLVVTLNGFLWRVSIAAFVIAGLFHFFTVRKLVHPIKNLSRAAKDVMEGKAPEELAVPSSGELKELTENFNTMTASLVSFQEKREEMLRDIAHELRTPLTNINGYLEALESGVIEGNPELFGSLLEESRRITGIVELITELNTWSNGTYFTEKPFEPLSIDTILKESLSAFRLKLDETFDLQEVRIEPAMVMGNKDGLKQVFTNILQNTLDYNAGNKLEIKASRSGNIYSICFSHTGQFIDPGKKDLIFERFYRLEESRSTRVSGAGLGLAIAKSIAVAHKGQISIQTDGFHHTFEIILPANRTVSKNELIS
- a CDS encoding OsmC family protein, which gives rise to MKFIINNENITGELGYGKLPVSPNDQAGYRPLELFVSSLAGCSGAVLWNILQKKRLGVKRIEAEVSVSRIPEEANRINKLAFVAEVHADRALSAAQAEKVAEFTVKNCGMIQSVIGSIDISYEVTFTGDSD